CATCTACCGCTGGATCGACCGCAAGGGCCTGCCGGCCCACCGCGTCGGGCGGCTGTGGAAGTTCAAGGCGTCCGAGGTCGATGACTGGGTGCGCGCCGGTGGTGCGAACGAAGAAC
The nucleotide sequence above comes from Rhodanobacteraceae bacterium. Encoded proteins:
- a CDS encoding helix-turn-helix domain-containing protein — protein: MMTEPWVSVEQIAEHLGVTRDSIYRWIDRKGLPAHRVGRLWKFKASEVDDWVRAGGANEERNEGGTAAGKN